One genomic region from Macadamia integrifolia cultivar HAES 741 unplaced genomic scaffold, SCU_Mint_v3 scaffold823, whole genome shotgun sequence encodes:
- the LOC122070105 gene encoding transcription factor bHLH80 produces MQQHMGTSGGGGGGSGGGGAGGFEPTRLSRFRSAPATWFDTLLQEDELIPQTQCLSQAPVNSSSTTNFRNSENYSSAESDPNFFQTSMAAPSHNFFRQNSSPAEFFAQLNSSSGIGGDEFVSGFMGSHEFPPMPDIPTNKRARERNSEQEAANLAQVRGEHSGNSQVGMSGFLDLEMEKLFADSVPCRVRAKRGCATHPRSIAERVRRTRISDRIRKLQELVPNMDKQTNTADMLEEAVEYVKLLQKQIQELSEHQRKCKCSGRE; encoded by the exons ATGCAACAACATATGGGTACTAgcggtggaggtggaggtggaagtggtggtggtggcgctGGTGGTTTTGAACCCACAAGGCTTTCAAGGTTCCGGTCAGCTCCGGCGACTTGGTTTGATACTCTGCTTCAAGAAGATGAGCTTATTCCACAAACCCAATGTCTATCTCAAGCTCCTGTGAACAGTTCATCAACAACAAATTTCAGGAACTCGGAAAATTACAGTTCGGCTGAGTCTGACCCCAATTTCTTTCAGACCTCCATGGCTGCGCCTAGTCACAACTTCTTCAGACAGAACAGTTCTCCAGCGGAATTTTTTGCTCAGCTGAATTCATCTTCAGGTATTGGGGGTGATGAATTCGTCTCTGGCTTTATGGGTAGTCACGAGTTTCCTCCGATGCCTGATATTCCCACAAATAAACGAGCAAGGGAgagaaattctgagcaagaagCAGCTAATTTGGCTCAAGTG AGAGGAGAGCACAGTGGCAACTCGCAGGTTGGGATGTCTGGTTTCTTGGATTTGGAGATGGAGAAGCTTTTCGCGGATTCAGTTCCTTGCAGAGTTAGAGCAAAGCGTGGCTGTGCGACCCATCCTCGCAGCATCGCAGAGAGG GTTCGTAGGACTCGAATCAGTGACAGGATAAGGAAGCTTCAAGAACTGGTGCCCAATATGGACAAG CAAACGAATACTGCAGACATGTTAGAGGAAGCAGTTGAGTATGTCAAGCTCCTACAGAAACAGATTCAG GAACTCTCTGAGCATCAGAGGAAATGCAAGTGCTCAGGTAGAGAATAG